In Acropora palmata chromosome 7, jaAcrPala1.3, whole genome shotgun sequence, one genomic interval encodes:
- the LOC141886816 gene encoding uncharacterized protein LOC141886816, whose product MADNIPDPVEAREKKERDETQLRLSIFVCGVIILSWFLGAYGFSLVWAGFIIPLIFTVWYRKNCRILDGRVREAEIKVHRRKALRDEETAEWLNFVLNRWWNFSEVSLCNLVRSSLNPVLEYSKPSFIESMELTEFSFGKKTPFLKYVKVFENVDEEDSPDIPASEANAFKPPVDMATRQRHLLVLVMDLCLHAPDTKIAIRVRLGGKMVGADVDVSIEDVSLSGRIQIVFEMDHLVPFPHMKSVAVTFLEKPDVDFDVRLMRAVQVMDIPMLKDFINALVMDSLTYALVDPGRIEVSLHEVDPDEMLSAAKKSTYADGILTVTLKGGMQEKFTDDYVWTSLQVGNLDEKNTEKILGGTSFEESISLLIYDLASDKLNVEVRGKRSFGTKYAIAKYKMFLGSLGLQKKKKVETTLSKEGIRGSKLEVTLEYSPLKTYEVSSRTDEQDFLEKYVKPTEESPVSGLLLVVVHSGERLLAMDDDGFSDPYCIVAANNEKIRTSPHVSESVNPVWESVVEFMVKDFTKTTLSFLVYDRDSNWQGQSDEFMGSCNLQMTLDEPAVIKRNIDLNYKVFGKKRSEDTVMKAGSLTVSVVFQPVESVGKSEKDVQPGGVPDGDDIDEINEHSKKHTMKSSMKIKRQVEEMKLIKELGVLVISLLQGKDMAAMDSNGLSDPFCVVRVNNEKKYKTNVAYETLKPIWNESVSIAMPQADDKIHIDVFDKDVFQNDFMGTVPLTVDEIKESSKKGGPQWYKLQEAESGEIQLHFKVSIPGEQDEAEKAGEATLPTGENGNDSGISDAGETAEPAKDVFDLTLDKMDEYIESQIPPLFYSVSGEIIQGSDISGWGPFQIRACVHIPRRGRKGSVKHEKISMCTTPQLTPESGMAKWNYVFQTSGGTAIPNEADLMFELRDAKKKTAGKVKMSIQEFFKDSFTKRARSATGSSVGGKYSETKWLNLEHDGMPVGRLQVMLSYSDTPDAPMAPTTVRKRSLLKKKFSSSSNL is encoded by the exons ATGGCTGACAACATCCCAGACCCAGTGGAGGCGAgggagaagaaagaaagagatgaAACTCAGCTTCGCTTGTCCATTTTTGTTTGCGGGGTGATTATTTTATCATGGTTCCTTGGAGCTTACGGTTTTTCCCTCGTTTGGGCTGGTTTCATCATACCGTTGATTTTCACGGTCTGGTATCGGAAAAACTGCCGCATTCTAGATGGTCGCGTCCGAGAAGCTGAGATAAAAGTCCATCGTCGAAAAGCTTTGCGAGACGAAGAAACTGCAGAGTGGCTCAACTTTGTGTTAAATCGATG GTGGAATTTCAGCGAGGTGTCCCTGTGCAATCTTGTCCGTTCGAGTCTGAATCCTGTTCTGGAGTACAGCAAACCATCATTTATAG AATCTATGGAACTTACAGAGTTCAGCTTTGGAAAGAAGACACCATTTCTGAAGTACGTGAAAGTGTTTGAGAATGTCGACGAAGAAGATTCCCCTGACATTCCAGCCAGTGAAGCCAACGCATTCAAGCCGCCCGTTGACATGGCAACAAGGCAAAGGCATCTATTGGTCCTTGTTATGGACTTGTGTTTGCACGCGCCTGACACAAAAATTGCCATCAGAGTTCGATTGGGTGGAAAGAT GGTTGGTGCCGATGTTGATGTCAGCATTGAAGATGTATCGTTATCTGGTCGTATCCAGATTGTGTTTGAGATGGATCACCTTGTGCCATTTCCGCATATGAAGTCTGTTGCAGTTACTTTCCTTGAGAA ACCAGATGTTGATTTCGACGTACGGTTGATGCGTGCCGTTCAAGTGATGGACATTCCAATGTTGAAGGATTTCATCAATGCTTTGGTCATGGACAGCTTAACATACG CTTTGGTTGATCCGGGGAGAATCGAAGTTTCCCTCCATGAAGTTGATCCTGATGAAATGCTTAGTGCAGCGAAGAAATCAACTTACG CTGACGGCATTTTGACGGTCACTTTGAAGGGTGGGatgcaagaaaaattcacAG ATGACTACGTCTGGACGTCTCTTCAAGTTGGTAATCTTGACGAGAAAAACACGGAAAAGATTCTTGGAGGAACTTCCTTCGAGGAGTCAATATCTTTGCTCATTTATGACCTTGCCAGTGATAAG TTGAATGTTGAAGTTCGCGGAAAGAGAAGTTTTGGAACGAAATACGCCATCGCAAAGTACAAGATGTTTCTGGGCAGCCTTGGattgcaaaagaagaaaaaagt CGAAACCACGCTCAGTAAAGAAGGAATTAGAGGATCAAAGCTTGAGGTAACATTGGAATACTCTCCTCTCAAAACCTATGAAGTCAGCAGTAGGACAGACGAACAGGACTTTCTCGAAAAATACGTGAAACCTACGGAGGAAAGTCCAG tttctggCCTTCTCCTTGTGGTTGTTCATAGCGGTGAAAGGTTATTGGCAATGGATGACGATGGGTTCAGCGATCCTTACTGCATAGTGGCTGCTAATAATGAGAAG ATTCGTACCTCGCCACACGTATCAGAATCGGTGAACCCTGTCTGGGAGTCTGTGGTAGAATTTATGGTCAAGGATTTCACAAAG ACCACGCTATCTTTTCTTGTGTATGATCGTGACAGCAATTGGCAAGGACAGTCCGATGAATTCATGGGATCCTGCAATCTGCAAATGACCTTG GACGAGCCAGCAGTCATCAAACGTAATATCGACTTGAACTATAAAGTGTTTGGCAAGAAGAGGTCAGAGGACACCGTCATGAAAGCAGGCTCACTAACAGTTTCAGTTGTCTTTCAACCTGTGGAATCTGTTGGAAAATCAG AAAAGGATGTTCAGCCTGGTGGAGTACCCGATGGTGATGATATTGATGAAATAAAC GAACATTCCAAGAAGCACACTATGAAGAGCAGCATGAAGATAAAACGGCAAGTGGAAGAAATGAAGTTAATTAAAG AGCTTGGAGTGTTGGTGATCTCACTTCTTCAGGGCAAAGACATGGCAGCTATGGACAGCAACG GTCTTAGCGATCCTTTCTGCGTGGTACGGGTCAACAAcgaaaagaaatacaaaaccaATGTGGCGTACGAAACTCTCAAACCAATCTGGAATGAATCCGTTTCTATCGCCATGCCACAAGCAGACGACAAAATCCACATA GATGTGTTTGACAAAGATGTGTTTCAGAATGACTTCATGGGAACTGTTCCTCTAACAGTCGATGAAATTAAGGAGTCCTCAAAG AAAGGAGGACCTCAGTGGTACAAGCTTCAAGAAGCTGAGTCAGGCGAGATTCAATTGCACTTCAAAGTGTCTATCCCCGGTGAACAG GATGAGGCAGAAAAAGCTGGAGAAGCGACTTTACCGacaggagaaaatggaaacgaTTCGGGAATCAGTGATGCTGGAGAAACAGCCGAACCAGCGAAAGATGTGTTTGATCTGACCCTGGACAAAATGGATG AATACATTGAAAGTCAGATACCGCCATTGTTTTACAGTGTATCAGGCGAAATCATCCAAGGTTCAGATATCTCAG GTTGGGGACCGTTTCAGATCAGAGCTTGCGTTCACAT TCCTCGGCGCGGTCGCAAAGGCAGCGTGAAGCATGAAAAGATCTCAATGTGTACCACGCCTCAGCTGACCCCAGAGAGTGGAATGGCGAAATGGAATTACGTCTTTCAG ACTTCTGGAGGCACTGCAATCCCGAATGAAGCGGATCTGATGTTCGAGCTGAGAGACGCAAAGAAAAAGACTGCTGGCAAAGTGAAGATGTCTATACAAGAATTCTTTAAAG ATTCGTTCACAAAGAGAGCACGATCGGCCACCGGAAGCAGTGTAGGAG
- the LOC141886736 gene encoding myosin-2 essential light chain-like, which translates to MASTLTDKEMDELRDNFGLYDTVGDGKVESANMGQMLRAVGLNPTQAEVEKVMKEIDPTGNRRISFEEFVPVVLSFRSRTHKYGQDVFIDSLRVFDSDGSGSINSGELRHVLTSLGERLKDEDVDMLIQGVEDNSGLINYEDFVKSVMNG; encoded by the coding sequence ATGGCAAGCACATTGACAGACAAGGAAATGGACGAATTACGCGATAATTTTGGCCTTTATGACACTGTTGGCGATGGCAAAGTGGAGTCAGCCAACATGGGGCAGATGCTACGAGCTGTAGGACTGAACCCGACACAAGCCGAAGTGGAAAAAGTCATGAAGGAAATCGACCCTACAGGAAACAGGAGAATCTCCTTCGAAGAATTTGTGCCTGTGGTTCTTTCATTTCGATCGCGCACACACAAATATGGTCAAGATGTGTTCATCGACAGCTTACGAGTCTTCGACAGCGACGGTTCGGGTTCGATCAACTCCGGAGAGCTTCGTCATGTCCTGACAAGCTTAGGAGAGAGATTGAAGGACGAAGACGTGGATATGCTTATTCAGGGAGTCGAAGACAATTCCGGACTCATAAACTACGAGGATTTTGTCAAAAGCGTCATGAACGGATGA